A window of the Candidatus Peregrinibacteria bacterium genome harbors these coding sequences:
- a CDS encoding multicopper oxidase family protein, which yields MKNKLLFFGIAAIAVAIIGGIFVSNNNTASGQTFSTGIKGLSSAEKTEVIELKDGDAFNLTAGFVKKKIGNTEVRMLAYNGSIPGPTLKIPQGVTVTVNFKNDTDVENTIHSHGVRMANAFDGVPDVTQKAILPGESFTYTLTFPDAGVYWYHPHMRDDYAIELGLYGNFVVTPESPTYWNTVDREVAVFLDDILIENGKIAPFYKDGSDRALMGRFGNVMLVNGETDYTLSVKKGEVIRFYFTNSANARPFNLAIKGTKLKLVGGDNGAYEREEWKDTVLITPSERAVIETRFDVSDEYEIQNKTPNGTMRLGKIIVSDEFIASTNANVFQKLRDNDEAIAIIDSFRPFFDKVTDKHIKLSLDMMGDNTGMMGNDTHMMPSGMGEDQMMGGVPEGGIEWDDSDNAGMNAISNTDMVTWKIIDQDSGNANMDIDWKFKVGDKVKIRITNDGNSMHPMQHPIHFHGQRFLVLNKNSVPQTNLVWKDTVNVPAGEYLDILVDISNPGVWVAHCHILEHIEAGMVFPFTVEE from the coding sequence ATGAAAAACAAACTATTATTTTTTGGAATAGCGGCGATAGCGGTAGCAATTATCGGAGGCATTTTCGTATCGAACAACAATACTGCCTCCGGTCAGACATTTTCAACCGGCATTAAGGGATTATCGTCTGCCGAAAAAACGGAGGTGATAGAACTCAAGGATGGAGACGCGTTTAATCTCACCGCAGGCTTCGTAAAGAAAAAAATTGGCAATACTGAAGTACGAATGCTTGCCTATAACGGCTCCATCCCCGGGCCGACCCTGAAAATCCCCCAAGGAGTCACGGTGACCGTTAATTTCAAAAACGATACGGATGTGGAGAATACCATTCATTCGCATGGGGTTCGTATGGCCAACGCCTTTGATGGTGTACCCGATGTGACGCAAAAAGCCATTCTCCCCGGCGAATCATTTACCTACACACTTACCTTTCCCGATGCGGGCGTGTACTGGTATCACCCACATATGCGCGATGACTACGCCATTGAGCTCGGTCTCTATGGAAATTTTGTGGTCACGCCGGAAAGTCCGACCTATTGGAACACAGTGGATCGCGAAGTTGCAGTTTTCCTTGATGACATCTTGATCGAGAACGGCAAAATTGCACCGTTCTACAAAGACGGCTCGGATCGAGCACTTATGGGACGATTCGGGAATGTCATGCTCGTAAACGGCGAGACTGATTACACGCTCTCGGTCAAAAAAGGCGAGGTGATCCGTTTCTATTTCACCAACAGCGCGAACGCCCGGCCGTTTAATCTGGCTATCAAAGGAACAAAATTGAAGCTCGTCGGCGGAGACAACGGCGCATATGAACGCGAGGAATGGAAAGACACGGTACTCATCACTCCTTCAGAACGTGCTGTTATTGAGACTCGCTTTGACGTCTCGGATGAATACGAAATTCAAAACAAGACCCCCAACGGAACGATGCGTCTTGGAAAAATTATCGTTTCAGATGAGTTTATTGCTTCCACAAACGCGAACGTATTTCAGAAACTTCGTGATAACGACGAAGCCATAGCGATCATTGATTCCTTTCGTCCCTTTTTCGATAAAGTAACCGACAAACACATAAAACTCTCGCTCGATATGATGGGTGACAACACGGGCATGATGGGCAACGACACTCATATGATGCCGTCCGGCATGGGCGAAGACCAGATGATGGGTGGCGTACCGGAAGGTGGTATTGAGTGGGACGACTCGGACAACGCAGGCATGAACGCAATATCCAACACGGACATGGTGACGTGGAAGATTATTGATCAAGACTCCGGTAATGCCAATATGGACATTGATTGGAAGTTTAAGGTGGGAGACAAAGTGAAAATCCGCATTACCAACGATGGTAACTCTATGCATCCCATGCAACACCCCATCCACTTCCACGGCCAACGATTTTTGGTGCTAAATAAAAATAGCGTACCACAAACCAATTTGGTATGGAAAGACACAGTCAATGTACCGGCAGGCGAATATCTGGATATTTTGGTAGATATATCAAACCCCGGCGTGTGGGTAGCGCACTGTCATATTCTTGAGCACATCGAAGCCGGTATGGTGTTTCCGTTTACAGTCGAAGAATAA
- a CDS encoding DUF302 domain-containing protein gives MDFDYTQTTTKDFDSSVKSVEEEIAKAGMRVLHIHDVQKTLTEKGFEREPFKIIEFCNAKYANDFLNVDIKIGLCLPCKINIYIKDGQTFISGMRPIVLSQFFPDADLGEKPQEIDKKIQDIINNSK, from the coding sequence ATGGACTTTGACTACACTCAAACAACAACAAAGGACTTTGATTCATCAGTAAAAAGCGTTGAGGAAGAAATCGCCAAAGCAGGCATGCGGGTTTTACATATTCATGATGTTCAGAAAACTTTAACTGAAAAAGGGTTTGAAAGAGAACCGTTTAAAATCATTGAATTCTGCAATGCCAAATACGCCAATGATTTTTTAAATGTCGATATTAAAATCGGTCTTTGCCTCCCATGCAAAATCAATATTTATATCAAAGATGGGCAAACATTCATTTCCGGCATGCGCCCAATTGTGCTCTCTCAATTTTTTCCGGACGCAGACCTGGGAGAAAAACCGCAGGAAATAGATAAAAAAATCCAGGATATTATCAATAATTCTAAATAA
- a CDS encoding DEAD/DEAH box helicase family protein, with the protein MELKNYQVKAIEIINSYLFFLDQVGTAKRAYIELKEDVYHSEYFNDVPFVCVKIPTGGGKTLVGCHALNEIMRSALKHKMDRGIVMWFVPSEAIKSQTLKKFKDRNDWHRQVLDEAFQNGVRIFSNEEALRIRKEDVQDNLCIIISSLEAFRKEKTLQKKYKVYQENGALLSHFENLDGRDDLEKDEEGTIINSLANVIRMSNPLVVIDEGHKTKTELSIDFLNSLNPSFVIEYTATPRAGSNILVDISPAELKDEQMVKIPLVLESSAQWQNAVARGLEKRAELEKDSKKNTGDYIRPIALIQAQPKSKTQNNVTVEQIKEYLLSAKISEEEIAIKTSDRNDLEGIDLFNKKCKIRYIITVSALAEGWDCSFAYVLISVANVGAKIAVEQIIGRIIRMPYAKRKKNEALNRSYIFASAKNFNEAASNIISGLERNGYSKLDLIGSSSNGDTAKDPKEVNRAVKKDFAIPMMSLENEKLTFEELIGEDFELAKQNAEFDFEIHYDNDGRAIIDIEDDNKWHKGKQQILNLTYRDKNFSKQELVQWLDKKLRFTLLDKPNKVKFIDKAVDYQLKQKSLAELSVNRYLFLDRLNEAINSVLEAYAKKRFVEFVAKKKITTKTFDNFPETITLKEEIPQEFNKNYYEKIDKLNKEELSFVERLDLDSLPNVAFWVRNREKQDPFFIQGWKKGKFYPDFVALTKKGNIVALEWKGEDRISNEDTGYKVEIADEWVKLGKSKLHFFLVHNGNVEEVLTNLKTL; encoded by the coding sequence ATGGAACTCAAAAATTACCAAGTTAAAGCAATTGAAATCATCAACAGTTACCTGTTTTTCCTAGATCAGGTAGGGACTGCTAAACGTGCATATATAGAGCTTAAAGAGGATGTTTATCACTCAGAATATTTTAATGATGTTCCATTTGTCTGCGTAAAAATACCTACAGGCGGAGGTAAAACACTTGTAGGCTGCCATGCCCTCAACGAAATCATGCGCTCTGCACTCAAACACAAAATGGATAGAGGCATAGTGATGTGGTTTGTTCCGTCCGAAGCGATTAAGTCTCAAACTCTCAAAAAATTTAAAGATCGCAACGATTGGCACAGACAAGTCTTAGACGAAGCGTTTCAAAACGGCGTGCGAATTTTTTCAAACGAGGAAGCTCTGAGAATTAGAAAGGAGGATGTACAGGACAATCTTTGTATTATCATTTCCAGCTTAGAAGCTTTCCGTAAAGAGAAAACACTACAAAAGAAATACAAGGTTTATCAGGAAAACGGCGCACTCTTGAGCCATTTTGAAAATCTGGACGGCCGAGATGATCTGGAAAAAGACGAGGAAGGCACAATTATAAACTCGCTCGCAAATGTCATCCGTATGAGTAATCCCCTTGTCGTAATTGATGAGGGACACAAAACAAAAACTGAACTCTCAATAGATTTTCTAAACAGCCTCAACCCAAGTTTTGTCATTGAATACACCGCAACACCACGCGCCGGCAGTAACATTTTAGTAGATATTTCCCCTGCCGAACTCAAAGATGAGCAAATGGTGAAAATTCCGCTTGTACTCGAAAGCTCTGCCCAATGGCAAAACGCTGTTGCTCGCGGTCTTGAAAAACGAGCTGAACTTGAAAAAGACAGTAAAAAAAATACTGGAGATTATATCCGCCCTATTGCCCTAATCCAAGCTCAGCCAAAGAGTAAAACGCAAAACAATGTAACGGTTGAGCAGATCAAAGAATATTTGCTTTCCGCCAAAATCTCCGAGGAGGAAATCGCAATCAAAACATCAGACCGAAACGATTTAGAGGGCATAGATTTATTTAACAAGAAATGCAAAATCCGCTACATCATAACTGTTAGCGCGCTTGCTGAGGGTTGGGATTGTTCTTTTGCCTATGTTTTGATCTCCGTTGCCAATGTAGGGGCAAAAATAGCCGTTGAACAGATCATCGGACGTATTATCCGCATGCCTTACGCAAAGAGAAAGAAGAACGAAGCATTAAACCGCTCCTATATTTTTGCTTCCGCTAAAAATTTCAATGAAGCCGCTAGCAATATCATTTCAGGACTTGAGAGAAATGGCTACAGCAAGCTGGATCTAATTGGTTCTTCATCAAACGGCGATACAGCCAAAGACCCGAAAGAAGTAAATCGAGCAGTGAAAAAGGATTTTGCCATTCCGATGATGAGTTTAGAGAACGAAAAACTAACTTTTGAAGAACTGATCGGCGAAGATTTTGAACTCGCGAAACAAAACGCCGAATTTGACTTTGAAATTCATTACGACAATGACGGTCGAGCCATAATTGATATTGAGGACGACAACAAGTGGCATAAAGGCAAACAGCAAATTCTCAATCTTACATACAGAGACAAAAACTTTTCAAAACAGGAATTGGTGCAATGGCTTGATAAAAAGCTCCGTTTCACCCTGCTTGATAAACCGAACAAGGTAAAATTCATTGATAAAGCCGTTGATTATCAGCTAAAGCAGAAATCTTTAGCCGAGCTTTCTGTTAATCGTTATCTATTCCTTGATCGTCTGAATGAAGCCATAAACAGCGTGCTAGAAGCATACGCAAAAAAGCGTTTTGTTGAGTTTGTAGCCAAAAAGAAAATTACGACCAAGACTTTTGATAATTTTCCAGAAACTATCACACTCAAAGAGGAAATACCGCAAGAGTTCAATAAAAATTACTACGAGAAAATCGACAAGCTGAACAAAGAGGAATTGAGTTTTGTCGAACGCCTAGACCTTGATAGCCTGCCGAATGTTGCATTTTGGGTTCGCAATCGTGAAAAACAAGACCCCTTCTTTATTCAAGGCTGGAAGAAAGGCAAATTTTACCCCGACTTTGTCGCGCTCACCAAAAAAGGCAACATCGTTGCCCTTGAATGGAAAGGCGAAGACAGAATCAGCAACGAAGACACGGGATACAAAGTTGAAATTGCCGACGAATGGGTAAAGCTCGGCAAGAGCAAACTCCATTTCTTCTTGGTTCACAATGGGAATGTGGAGGAGGTTTTGACGAATTTAAAGACACTTTAA
- a CDS encoding pyridoxal-phosphate dependent enzyme, whose translation MQDHFSEKNTPTEINSPGELSERLLFFIKREDLHTLGSHKHFAASVQIKDISKSGLKGGVISTSGNAGICLIHYAKDSNVNIYVLTSDKCKLGKLEMLTKECKNLFLSKNPARLSNYIAAKYGLKNLRPSMDDLAVSGFEGLGRELYEQYLGLKISGKLNEFWKEIYTFSTSGASYIGMYNSFKKLKDEGFINTIPKMHCVTGFAGNLGSKHSLRKKQINEILKLTNGRNIEINEEELITFKMDFPKIELSEESLSAMAAALKNKADETSLVISTGKKWKIKNPDFDKSVIPRLDSFEDCDRLFS comes from the coding sequence ATGCAAGACCATTTTTCAGAAAAAAATACACCAACAGAGATTAATAGCCCAGGCGAGCTAAGTGAAAGGCTTTTGTTTTTTATCAAAAGAGAAGACCTGCATACGCTTGGCTCACATAAGCATTTCGCCGCAAGTGTGCAAATAAAAGATATTTCCAAAAGCGGACTAAAGGGAGGGGTTATTTCAACGTCTGGCAATGCCGGAATATGCCTCATCCACTACGCAAAAGATTCAAACGTAAATATTTATGTACTCACTAGTGATAAATGTAAGCTTGGAAAATTAGAGATGCTCACAAAGGAGTGTAAGAACTTATTCCTTTCAAAAAATCCAGCAAGGCTAAGTAATTATATAGCTGCAAAATATGGGCTAAAAAATCTTCGCCCATCTATGGATGATTTGGCGGTAAGTGGTTTTGAAGGTTTAGGGCGAGAGCTCTATGAGCAATACTTAGGACTTAAAATTAGTGGGAAATTAAATGAATTCTGGAAAGAGATTTATACATTCTCAACTAGCGGAGCTTCTTACATCGGCATGTATAATTCATTCAAAAAACTTAAAGATGAGGGATTCATAAATACCATCCCAAAAATGCATTGTGTTACCGGCTTCGCCGGCAACCTCGGCTCAAAACATTCATTAAGAAAAAAACAAATAAATGAAATTTTAAAATTAACCAATGGCCGGAATATTGAAATCAATGAAGAGGAGCTTATCACTTTTAAAATGGATTTTCCAAAAATCGAACTATCTGAAGAAAGTTTAAGTGCGATGGCGGCGGCACTGAAAAACAAGGCGGATGAAACGTCGCTTGTAATATCGACAGGTAAAAAATGGAAAATTAAAAATCCGGACTTTGATAAGTCAGTTATTCCACGCTTGGACAGTTTTGAGGATTGTGATAGATTGTTCTCTTAA
- a CDS encoding DUF3147 family protein has product MQYLIKIIITAIVVIGISEIGKKFSPIAAILASLPLTSILAMIWLYTDTKDVQKIIDLSSNIFWAVLPSLIFFLILPILLKNGFKFSIAMIVSIITMFIAYSIYVILLQKFGIKIY; this is encoded by the coding sequence ATGCAATACCTCATTAAAATCATTATCACAGCCATAGTTGTCATTGGAATATCCGAAATAGGAAAAAAATTCTCACCCATTGCCGCTATATTAGCCTCTCTTCCACTAACATCTATTTTAGCTATGATCTGGCTTTATACTGATACAAAAGACGTTCAAAAAATCATCGATCTTTCCTCAAATATATTTTGGGCAGTCTTGCCATCGTTAATTTTTTTCCTCATACTTCCAATATTATTAAAAAATGGTTTTAAATTCAGTATTGCAATGATCGTATCTATAATAACCATGTTCATAGCTTATAGTATATATGTCATTCTATTACAAAAATTCGGAATCAAAATTTATTGA
- a CDS encoding LysE family transporter, with protein MRVFANGLLTGLILQTAIGPVFFFIINLALQRSLYDGLVAVAAVTLVDYFYISLAILGIGKLLEKKKIKKAFGIISSLVLIIIGIIIIKNIPTEIGTPELTTNSSSLLTSFSSVFFLTISNPMTIVFFTGVFSAKAIEYNYTKHQLWIFGLSVGLATFLFMGSSVIVFSLLKKPVPILLIQTLNVIVGCLLILYGAIRLKPVLKNSA; from the coding sequence ATGAGAGTATTCGCAAACGGATTATTAACAGGTCTGATACTTCAAACGGCAATTGGCCCTGTTTTCTTTTTCATCATTAACCTTGCACTACAAAGGTCGCTTTACGATGGGCTTGTTGCCGTAGCGGCAGTTACACTCGTAGACTATTTTTACATATCACTCGCAATTCTCGGCATTGGGAAATTGCTCGAAAAAAAGAAAATTAAAAAGGCTTTTGGGATTATCAGCTCGCTCGTTTTAATTATTATCGGCATTATCATAATCAAAAACATTCCGACAGAAATAGGCACACCAGAACTAACAACAAATTCATCAAGTCTTTTAACAAGCTTTTCTTCCGTCTTTTTTCTCACAATTTCCAACCCCATGACAATCGTGTTTTTTACAGGAGTCTTTTCTGCCAAAGCAATCGAATACAATTACACAAAACATCAACTCTGGATTTTTGGCCTATCGGTAGGACTAGCAACTTTCCTATTTATGGGCTCATCAGTAATTGTATTCTCATTGCTAAAGAAACCCGTGCCAATTTTGCTAATTCAAACATTAAACGTAATAGTAGGATGTTTGCTTATTTTATACGGAGCAATCCGTTTAAAACCTGTTTTAAAGAACAGCGCCTAA